From Desulfonispora thiosulfatigenes DSM 11270, one genomic window encodes:
- a CDS encoding PBP1A family penicillin-binding protein yields the protein MRKNKSKKLNNYKTILIVLLVLAFIVGGAGIGFVVAALKNVPSIDSSNIEAFAVSSSIYDKDEKLVDKLHGVENRDPVKLEDISPNMVNALLAIEDQRFYKHIGIDPFRIAGAAVANIKKGHTAQGGSTLTQQLVKVSMLDPKDKTLKRKIQEAVISLKVENDYTKDEIINFYLNTVYFGDGAYGVEAAAKNFFAKNAKDLTIDEAALLAGVIQNPYKHSPLYHPENAKTRRDIVLNAMVDFNKLSQEEANKLKEKPIKIAEKKKSKDKSYAYQSFIDHVVESAIDNLDIADDSSKLYTGGYKIYTTLDTDIQSNMEDVYANSKNFPSSKKGSLIQSAMVVLDPKTGEIKGLMGGREQTGRRNFNRATQALRQPGSVFKPLAVYAPALEKGYNPATVIDDFPQAYKSSSGTKVFENYDHRYRGLISMRTALQYSINTAAVKMLQQIGVEEGYKFAKKAGISSLVSSGSRNDMGLSLALGGLTKGASPLEITSAYGVFANGGVYVPPHCITRIEDSKGNVIWENKSKKEIVMSPESAYLINDMLQTVVTSGTGRNASIPGRQVAGKTGTTSFNVDVWFVGYTPDLVSSVWMGYDKNDNMSRVSGGGNCAPIWKKVMEKAHKDLPTSKFTRPSNIISTSIDTKSGMRPSNLTPNEFIKSELFNRKFVPKETSKVWVMASVCPDSSQLITDNCPDAVDKVFLKREKPWSTSGFSGKLKGIAPEDAKLEVPKQKCLIHGEGGPKIRLHGGLIDNESAVKLSWSYSKATENTKFQIYRSSERNFIPSSQTFLDSSSELEFLDKSIKKGEKYYYRVIAIDTETDLQSPASNEVEISGTNSNNTEQPGNNVSLKAPKLRYQIKDQTQVRLSWNKPGSGNQITYFVFKSESPGFSAGIDTQIGKGSIISNTSFTDTSVESGKTYYYKVIGQDANSNQSPLSNEIKVTIRNNSDNDEAEDGDD from the coding sequence ATGCGAAAAAATAAAAGTAAGAAGTTAAATAATTATAAAACTATATTAATAGTTTTACTTGTGCTTGCTTTTATTGTTGGAGGAGCAGGTATTGGCTTTGTCGTTGCTGCTCTGAAAAATGTACCTAGTATTGACAGTTCCAATATAGAGGCATTTGCAGTTTCATCATCAATATATGATAAAGATGAAAAGCTAGTAGACAAACTTCATGGTGTAGAAAACCGTGATCCAGTAAAATTAGAAGATATATCACCAAATATGGTTAATGCGTTGCTAGCAATAGAGGATCAGCGTTTTTACAAACATATTGGTATAGATCCCTTTAGAATTGCTGGTGCTGCTGTTGCTAATATAAAAAAAGGACATACTGCTCAAGGGGGTAGTACCTTAACCCAACAATTAGTAAAAGTATCTATGTTAGATCCAAAAGATAAAACGCTTAAAAGAAAAATTCAAGAGGCAGTTATTTCTTTAAAAGTTGAAAATGATTATACCAAAGACGAAATTATTAATTTTTATTTAAATACTGTATATTTTGGTGATGGTGCATACGGTGTTGAGGCAGCCGCAAAAAACTTCTTTGCAAAAAATGCGAAAGATTTAACTATTGATGAGGCTGCTCTTCTTGCAGGAGTAATTCAAAATCCATATAAACATTCACCTTTATATCATCCCGAAAATGCTAAAACAAGAAGAGATATTGTTTTAAATGCAATGGTTGATTTTAATAAACTATCCCAAGAAGAAGCTAATAAATTAAAAGAAAAACCAATCAAAATTGCAGAAAAGAAAAAATCTAAAGATAAATCATATGCATATCAATCTTTTATTGATCACGTTGTTGAATCTGCCATTGATAATTTAGATATAGCTGATGATTCTAGTAAGCTGTATACCGGTGGCTATAAAATATATACTACCTTAGATACAGATATTCAAAGTAATATGGAAGATGTTTATGCTAATTCAAAAAATTTCCCAAGCTCTAAAAAAGGATCGCTTATTCAATCGGCTATGGTTGTTCTAGATCCTAAAACTGGGGAAATTAAAGGATTAATGGGTGGTAGAGAGCAAACAGGAAGAAGAAATTTTAATAGAGCAACTCAAGCACTTCGTCAACCTGGTTCGGTGTTTAAACCACTTGCAGTATATGCACCTGCTTTAGAAAAAGGATATAATCCAGCTACTGTAATTGATGATTTTCCACAAGCTTATAAATCAAGTTCAGGAACAAAGGTCTTTGAAAACTATGACCATAGATATCGAGGACTTATCTCTATGCGTACAGCTTTACAATATTCAATTAATACTGCAGCAGTTAAAATGTTGCAACAAATTGGGGTAGAAGAAGGTTATAAATTTGCTAAAAAAGCGGGTATTTCCTCTTTAGTATCAAGTGGTTCTAGAAATGATATGGGTTTATCCCTTGCTTTAGGTGGACTTACTAAAGGAGCTAGCCCCTTAGAAATTACTTCTGCCTACGGAGTTTTTGCTAACGGTGGAGTATATGTACCTCCTCATTGCATAACGCGTATAGAAGATTCTAAAGGTAATGTAATTTGGGAGAATAAATCAAAAAAAGAAATAGTTATGTCACCTGAATCTGCATACTTAATAAATGATATGTTACAGACTGTTGTCACTAGTGGTACAGGACGTAATGCTAGTATTCCTGGCAGACAAGTTGCAGGTAAAACTGGTACTACTTCATTTAATGTTGATGTTTGGTTTGTTGGATATACTCCTGACCTAGTAAGTTCGGTTTGGATGGGTTATGACAAAAATGATAATATGTCCAGAGTTTCTGGGGGTGGTAATTGTGCACCTATATGGAAAAAGGTAATGGAAAAGGCTCATAAGGATTTACCTACTAGCAAGTTTACAAGACCATCCAATATTATAAGCACAAGTATAGATACAAAATCAGGAATGAGACCAAGTAACTTGACACCTAATGAATTTATTAAATCAGAATTATTTAATCGTAAATTCGTTCCAAAAGAAACCTCAAAAGTTTGGGTTATGGCTTCGGTTTGTCCTGATTCTTCACAATTAATAACTGATAACTGTCCAGATGCTGTAGACAAGGTATTCCTAAAAAGAGAAAAACCATGGTCTACAAGTGGTTTTTCTGGTAAGTTAAAAGGTATCGCACCTGAAGATGCAAAACTAGAAGTTCCAAAACAAAAGTGTTTAATTCATGGAGAAGGTGGCCCTAAAATTAGACTTCATGGTGGCTTAATAGATAATGAATCAGCTGTTAAACTTTCATGGTCTTATAGTAAAGCTACGGAGAATACAAAGTTTCAAATTTATCGTTCCAGCGAAAGAAACTTTATACCTAGTTCACAAACCTTTTTAGACAGTTCAAGTGAACTTGAGTTTCTAGATAAGTCAATAAAAAAAGGTGAAAAATATTATTATCGGGTAATAGCAATTGATACTGAAACAGATCTGCAAAGTCCGGCATCTAATGAAGTGGAAATTTCAGGAACTAACTCTAATAATACAGAACAACCTGGAAATAACGTTTCATTAAAAGCGCCAAAACTTCGTTATCAAATAAAAGATCAAACTCAAGTCAGATTAAGTTGGAATAAACCAGGTTCAGGTAATCAAATTACTTATTTTGTTTTTAAATCTGAGTCTCCTGGATTCTCGGCTGGCATTGATACTCAAATTGGTAAAGGCTCCATAATATCAAATACCTCGTTTACCGATACTAGTGTAGAATCAGGTAAAACTTACTATTATAAAGTTATCGGGCAAGATGCTAATAGCAATCAAAGCCCTTTATCAAATGAGATAAAGGTTACAATAAGAAATAATAGTGACAATGATGAAGCTGAAGATGGTGATGACTAA